A single region of the Gephyromycinifex aptenodytis genome encodes:
- a CDS encoding O-antigen ligase family protein, which produces MSLTAQQTHPGQGSPPWAPSTWRQLPAPFWLLLSALLLNIFSGRWGDMGIPLGPDRLLFAAAFLLILLDPRIPRPRARLLHAAMLLFTAWAAASMILHGPIGIESVYTVLDRVAMPFLLFACAPMFFRSALQRIILLRSLTLLGVYLGCTAILETLGVNSLLLPRYIAAFKSSAGAIASGNAARAGGPFISGEANGMALALCAVAALLLARLDARGWRVLGLLTGMLCLLTSVLSLTRSVWLGVLMAVFAVALSRRRLLRWLPALAVAGLLLAAAGALAMPDVAANIVERGTTSRSLNDRQNSNVAALRALNAHPLTGVGWAQFVKVGPDWVRQADDYPVTTVNIEVHNVVLSRTAELGLPAGALFVGILAFGPFGAALRRRSDPTEDDWRVSALAALMIWFVPAMTSPIPYPFPTFVFFTLMGLVWAWPQEHDPLTYRKA; this is translated from the coding sequence GTGAGCCTCACCGCGCAGCAGACCCATCCTGGCCAGGGCAGTCCGCCCTGGGCACCGAGCACCTGGCGGCAGCTACCGGCGCCGTTCTGGCTGCTGCTGTCGGCGCTGCTGCTCAACATCTTCTCGGGCCGCTGGGGCGACATGGGGATCCCGTTGGGCCCGGATCGGTTGCTGTTCGCGGCCGCCTTCCTGCTCATCCTGCTCGACCCCCGGATTCCCCGGCCCCGGGCCCGGCTGCTGCACGCCGCGATGCTCCTCTTCACCGCCTGGGCAGCGGCCTCGATGATCCTGCACGGCCCGATCGGGATTGAATCGGTCTACACGGTGCTGGATCGAGTCGCGATGCCGTTCCTGCTCTTTGCCTGCGCACCGATGTTCTTCCGTTCGGCGCTGCAGCGAATCATCTTGCTGCGCAGCCTGACTCTGCTCGGGGTCTATTTGGGATGCACCGCGATCCTGGAAACGCTCGGGGTGAATTCGCTGCTCCTGCCGCGCTACATCGCTGCCTTCAAGTCCAGCGCGGGCGCGATCGCCAGCGGGAACGCCGCCCGTGCGGGCGGGCCGTTCATCTCCGGCGAAGCCAACGGCATGGCCCTGGCACTGTGCGCGGTGGCCGCCCTGCTGCTGGCCCGTCTGGACGCTCGGGGTTGGCGCGTCCTGGGCCTGCTCACCGGCATGCTGTGTCTGCTCACCTCGGTGCTCTCGCTCACCCGCTCGGTCTGGCTCGGGGTGCTGATGGCGGTATTTGCCGTCGCGCTCTCCCGACGGCGACTGCTGCGTTGGCTGCCGGCCCTGGCTGTGGCCGGTCTGCTGCTGGCTGCAGCCGGGGCTCTTGCCATGCCCGACGTGGCGGCCAACATCGTCGAACGCGGCACCACATCGCGATCGCTGAATGATCGCCAGAACTCCAACGTCGCCGCGCTACGTGCCTTAAATGCCCACCCCCTCACCGGTGTGGGCTGGGCACAGTTCGTCAAGGTCGGCCCGGACTGGGTACGCCAAGCCGATGACTATCCGGTCACCACCGTGAACATCGAGGTGCATAACGTCGTCCTCAGCCGCACCGCGGAACTGGGGCTGCCGGCGGGGGCGCTGTTCGTCGGCATCCTGGCCTTCGGCCCCTTCGGCGCAGCGCTGCGGCGCCGAAGCGACCCCACCGAGGATGATTGGCGGGTGAGCGCGCTTGCCGCCCTGATGATCTGGTTCGTACCGGCGATGACCAGCCCGATCCCCTACCCGTTCCCTACCTTCGTCTTCTTCACCCTGATGGGCTTGGTGTGGGCCTGGCCGCAGGAGCACGACCCGCTGACCTATCGGAAGGCTTGA
- a CDS encoding YveK family protein gives MSASSDHGAPVAPLSSMLRHPVVFALCLALGLLLGIGAALALPASHTAESRVAVVPANTNAYNIAGYPVGARELASDFARWVQNETTADRWTPEGVSSVSASPIPDSAVIRIEVQAGDADTAVKGAQEVAETLVATAAEAQKEHDPATAYRVFKKIAPKVAAARADLSAAETQYARAVGSEATAAKIKSTRNALVASQTKLAEIQLQQDAAGELYRRLYVNVAGNSSLKVISPAATQGDPGRSTMIRYGLLGLGAGGLIGLLAAVLMDRRRANHG, from the coding sequence GTGTCTGCCAGTTCCGATCACGGTGCCCCCGTGGCACCTCTGTCCTCGATGCTCAGGCACCCGGTGGTCTTCGCGCTCTGCCTTGCGCTGGGGTTGCTGCTCGGCATCGGTGCCGCGCTGGCCCTGCCCGCCAGCCACACCGCGGAGAGCCGAGTTGCCGTCGTTCCGGCCAACACCAACGCCTACAACATCGCCGGCTACCCGGTCGGGGCTCGTGAGCTGGCCTCCGACTTCGCCCGCTGGGTGCAGAACGAGACGACCGCCGACCGTTGGACCCCTGAGGGTGTCTCCTCGGTGAGCGCCTCCCCTATCCCGGACTCCGCTGTGATCCGCATTGAGGTGCAGGCCGGCGACGCCGACACCGCCGTCAAGGGAGCTCAAGAGGTGGCCGAGACCCTGGTCGCCACCGCGGCCGAAGCGCAAAAGGAACACGACCCGGCAACGGCCTACCGGGTCTTCAAGAAGATCGCGCCCAAGGTCGCGGCGGCCCGGGCCGACCTGTCTGCGGCCGAGACCCAGTACGCCCGGGCGGTGGGCTCGGAAGCGACCGCCGCCAAGATCAAGAGCACCCGGAACGCCCTGGTGGCCAGCCAGACCAAGCTCGCCGAGATCCAACTCCAGCAGGACGCGGCCGGCGAGCTCTACCGCCGCCTCTACGTCAACGTTGCGGGCAACAGCAGCCTGAAAGTGATCTCCCCGGCCGCGACTCAAGGTGACCCCGGGCGCTCCACGATGATCCGCTACGGCCTGCTCGGACTGGGCGCGGGCGGACTCATCGGCCTGCTCGCTGCTGTGCTCATGGACCGGCGCCGCGCGAATCACGGGTGA
- a CDS encoding MATE family efflux transporter — MTEPIPPSGPGETTPTPQVPPPPGATRGSARTLVSGTSWSALSQFIPLFINLAMTPYIIHGLGASRYSIFLLISSFTLLLSQFDGGLGQSAMRYFTIYAGRDDRISTTRLLFSVSCVIVFFGATITLGVVAFSAGILRFFRLDEQFIPEASVLLVSLTGIVAFLLLRNLYNAVVTARNKFQVISMAVIAGHLTYAVGLVLTVQNGWGLYGVAGTMVIQQIVGTIITVPVGLRFLTRDGLRFIERDVAKDFLSYAWKVQIGGLATILTAQKDQLVAGRIVSAQQSGPFGQGTNFANQLKMVPLNALAPIQALIGSEVGAVGAAGARAKVEKLQYIWVVAVTGWCAVGIPATYVGVRAWLPESFSLTGDVAAILLVGHYFTLVHLVARTWVLVLGGASVFMRESIVMLATNVLFSVVLWFPFGIMGVVVGTSVGAFLGTVYFSFLARRVVQVRLRWFMRDVPYWQAGVAAAITAGIELLAQPHLHDGPIGLATAGLLGIPGALCYVLSTLGLTGVRDALALVKRR, encoded by the coding sequence GTGACAGAACCGATCCCACCGTCCGGGCCGGGGGAGACGACGCCGACCCCACAGGTGCCCCCGCCGCCTGGGGCAACCCGCGGTTCGGCCCGCACGCTGGTCAGTGGCACGTCCTGGAGTGCGCTGTCACAGTTCATCCCGCTGTTCATCAACCTGGCGATGACGCCCTACATCATTCACGGCCTGGGGGCGTCCCGGTACAGCATCTTCTTGCTCATCTCCTCCTTCACCTTGCTGCTGAGCCAATTCGATGGCGGCCTGGGGCAGTCGGCGATGCGCTACTTCACGATCTACGCCGGTCGCGACGACCGAATCTCCACGACGCGACTGTTGTTCTCGGTGTCCTGCGTCATCGTCTTTTTCGGTGCGACGATCACGCTTGGGGTGGTGGCATTCTCTGCGGGCATCCTGCGCTTCTTCCGCCTCGATGAGCAGTTCATCCCGGAGGCTTCGGTCCTGCTGGTGAGCTTGACCGGAATCGTTGCCTTCCTGCTCCTGCGTAACCTCTACAACGCCGTCGTCACTGCTCGGAACAAGTTCCAGGTGATCTCGATGGCGGTCATCGCCGGGCACCTGACCTACGCGGTCGGTCTGGTACTCACCGTGCAGAACGGTTGGGGGTTGTACGGGGTCGCCGGGACGATGGTGATCCAGCAGATCGTCGGCACGATCATCACGGTGCCGGTCGGGTTGCGCTTCCTGACCCGTGACGGCCTGCGGTTCATCGAGCGCGACGTGGCCAAGGACTTCCTGTCATACGCCTGGAAGGTCCAGATCGGTGGGCTTGCCACCATCCTGACCGCGCAGAAGGACCAGCTCGTCGCCGGGCGTATCGTCTCGGCGCAGCAGTCCGGCCCGTTCGGGCAGGGGACCAACTTCGCCAACCAGCTCAAGATGGTCCCCCTCAACGCGCTGGCCCCTATTCAGGCACTCATCGGCTCTGAGGTAGGGGCGGTAGGGGCAGCCGGGGCGCGCGCCAAGGTGGAGAAGCTGCAGTACATCTGGGTCGTCGCGGTGACCGGATGGTGCGCGGTCGGGATACCGGCCACCTACGTCGGGGTGCGGGCCTGGCTGCCGGAGAGTTTCTCCCTAACCGGTGATGTGGCCGCGATCCTGCTCGTCGGGCACTACTTCACCCTCGTGCACCTGGTGGCCCGCACCTGGGTTCTGGTGTTGGGCGGGGCGAGCGTTTTCATGCGCGAAAGCATCGTCATGCTAGCTACGAACGTGCTGTTCAGCGTGGTGCTGTGGTTCCCCTTCGGCATCATGGGCGTGGTCGTCGGCACCTCGGTAGGTGCGTTCTTGGGGACGGTCTACTTCTCGTTCCTGGCCCGTAGGGTCGTCCAGGTCCGGCTGCGGTGGTTCATGCGCGACGTGCCGTACTGGCAGGCAGGCGTTGCGGCGGCGATCACAGCCGGGATCGAGCTGTTGGCCCAACCCCACCTGCACGATGGACCGATCGGCCTGGCCACGGCCGGACTGCTGGGGATCCCCGGCGCCCTGTGTTACGTCCTGAGCACCCTGGGGCTCACCGGTGTCCGCGATGCGCTGGCGCTGGTGAAACGGCGCTGA
- a CDS encoding heparin lyase I family protein translates to MGLRAVGSVVASILLATVLGGAAVAAEPEWKFDRPGSRWVLTDASGKVVQQRPVERPAAGRTHALGGGREPVVSANGRVWDFVIPATSPVPSGSRRSEVWWARGGEHVGVTQGQTMLWGADVSGRLGAAASQSGQWHVLSQWIGTTGGRWIGPTVALTVADGQLRLSGGNGFTDRRRHWQVDLAPWRDGRNYQVQLQLRFAAGGQGWVSAWVDGQQVVNRWTPTTRTGEVVGTWYPGSSTVWARSGLYRGTSGQPGPTYEQRIRLVDVAMG, encoded by the coding sequence ATGGGTCTTCGAGCTGTCGGGTCGGTTGTTGCGTCGATATTGCTGGCAACGGTGTTGGGTGGTGCTGCGGTGGCGGCCGAACCAGAGTGGAAATTCGATCGGCCTGGTTCGCGCTGGGTGCTGACCGACGCCAGCGGAAAGGTCGTACAGCAGCGGCCGGTGGAGCGTCCTGCGGCCGGGCGCACCCATGCCTTGGGTGGCGGCCGAGAGCCCGTGGTCTCGGCGAACGGGCGGGTGTGGGACTTCGTCATCCCGGCGACCTCGCCGGTCCCGTCCGGGTCGCGTCGCAGCGAAGTGTGGTGGGCTCGTGGCGGCGAACACGTGGGGGTTACGCAGGGGCAGACGATGCTGTGGGGCGCTGACGTCTCAGGCCGATTGGGCGCCGCGGCCAGCCAGTCGGGGCAGTGGCACGTGCTGAGCCAGTGGATCGGCACGACCGGGGGCCGGTGGATCGGGCCCACGGTCGCGTTGACGGTGGCCGATGGCCAGCTACGTCTTTCCGGGGGCAACGGCTTCACGGACCGTAGGCGGCATTGGCAGGTCGACCTGGCGCCGTGGCGGGACGGGCGTAACTACCAGGTACAACTCCAACTCCGTTTCGCCGCCGGCGGTCAGGGTTGGGTGAGCGCCTGGGTCGATGGCCAGCAGGTGGTCAACCGGTGGACGCCCACGACGCGCACCGGCGAAGTCGTCGGCACCTGGTATCCGGGTTCCTCGACGGTCTGGGCGCGCTCGGGGCTCTACCGGGGTACCAGCGGACAGCCGGGCCCGACGTATGAGCAGCGGATCCGGCTGGTCGACGTGGCGATGGGCTGA
- a CDS encoding glycosyltransferase family 2 protein gives MSDLVSVLVPAYKRADTILDAVRSALQQTYDNLEVIVVDDHSQDGTDRVLTAIQDPRLRVLSHAQNLGGNAARRTAIESSSGKYLAFLDADDLWLPTKLAAQVQSLQAAGPQAGLCYTWYDLRYPDGRLVPGRTPRAEGLRIPALYQGNFIGTFSCVLVRREVIDAVGGPDPTLPSCQDWEFYLRVNDRFAITCVPQVLVHYWRDDSDATRISASASKVAAGHRELYSRIGARLNTLPAPASSRGRRYFMETFANHGDLTGLAKLACDVPLSRHGLADLRFTARMFARAARKSARSRTAHH, from the coding sequence ATGTCCGATCTGGTATCTGTGCTCGTCCCGGCCTACAAGAGGGCCGACACCATCCTGGACGCGGTACGCAGCGCACTCCAGCAGACCTACGACAACCTGGAGGTCATCGTCGTCGACGACCACTCCCAGGACGGCACCGACCGGGTGCTGACTGCCATCCAGGATCCGCGCCTGCGCGTGCTCAGCCATGCCCAGAATCTCGGTGGTAACGCCGCGCGGCGCACGGCCATCGAATCCAGCAGCGGGAAATACCTGGCATTCCTGGACGCAGATGACCTGTGGCTGCCCACCAAGCTCGCCGCCCAGGTGCAGTCTCTGCAGGCGGCCGGCCCGCAGGCCGGGCTTTGCTACACCTGGTACGACCTGCGCTACCCCGACGGCCGGTTGGTCCCCGGCCGCACCCCGCGCGCCGAAGGTCTTCGCATCCCAGCGCTCTACCAGGGCAACTTCATCGGCACCTTCTCCTGCGTGCTGGTGCGCCGCGAGGTCATCGACGCAGTGGGCGGGCCTGACCCCACGCTGCCTTCCTGCCAGGACTGGGAGTTCTACCTGCGGGTCAACGACCGCTTCGCCATCACTTGCGTTCCGCAGGTGCTCGTCCATTACTGGCGTGACGACAGTGACGCCACCCGCATCTCCGCCAGCGCATCCAAAGTGGCCGCAGGCCACCGCGAGCTGTATTCACGTATCGGCGCCCGCCTGAACACTCTTCCCGCCCCGGCCTCATCGCGGGGTCGGCGGTACTTCATGGAGACTTTCGCCAATCATGGCGACCTCACAGGATTGGCCAAGCTCGCCTGCGACGTCCCACTCAGCCGACACGGACTGGCGGACCTGCGCTTCACCGCCCGCATGTTCGCCCGCGCGGCCCGCAAGAGCGCGCGCAGCCGGACCGCGCACCACTAG
- a CDS encoding glycosyltransferase translates to MIEDPLVSIVIPVYQSERTVGEAISSALMQTYPNLEIVVCLDGATDRSGAIVDAYGDLVRVVRQDNQGLSAARNSAVAAARGELIALLDADDVLLPPHVERAVARWTARSTDKAYVTCNAYTMGGTGIVPRRTVLPRTPPPRQGHRLALLQRNIVSVLSVYPRAMHEEIGGFDSAMRVLEDYDFWIRAAFAGWETLYQSEPTALYRRTGTSLSAQNARMAEYEQLLRARVRERYADQLSAEERSYVERVAEMDTCDVYLARADEALREGHRRAAAAAYAAASAVVPADRSLALKAAALKHLPPTGRLYAWRERVRARETARA, encoded by the coding sequence ATGATCGAGGACCCACTGGTCAGCATCGTCATCCCGGTCTACCAGTCTGAACGAACCGTCGGTGAGGCCATCAGCAGCGCGCTGATGCAGACCTATCCGAACCTCGAGATCGTCGTCTGCCTAGACGGAGCCACGGATCGCAGCGGCGCCATCGTGGATGCCTACGGTGACCTGGTCAGGGTGGTCCGTCAAGACAACCAAGGGCTTTCGGCCGCTCGCAACTCCGCCGTGGCCGCCGCTCGCGGCGAGCTCATCGCCTTGTTGGATGCAGATGATGTGCTGTTGCCGCCGCATGTCGAGCGGGCGGTCGCCCGGTGGACGGCCCGCAGCACCGACAAGGCGTACGTCACGTGCAACGCCTACACCATGGGCGGCACCGGGATCGTCCCCCGGCGCACAGTGCTGCCCCGCACGCCCCCGCCGCGCCAGGGGCACCGTCTGGCCTTGCTGCAGCGCAACATCGTCTCGGTTCTGTCGGTCTACCCGCGCGCCATGCACGAAGAAATCGGCGGTTTCGACTCGGCCATGCGGGTGTTGGAGGACTACGACTTCTGGATCAGGGCCGCTTTTGCCGGTTGGGAGACGCTCTACCAGAGCGAACCGACCGCGCTTTACCGTCGCACCGGGACCAGCCTGTCAGCCCAGAACGCCCGGATGGCCGAATACGAACAGCTGCTGCGCGCCCGGGTGCGCGAGCGCTATGCGGACCAGCTCAGCGCCGAAGAACGAAGCTATGTCGAGCGGGTCGCCGAGATGGACACCTGCGATGTCTACCTTGCACGCGCCGATGAGGCGCTACGCGAAGGCCATCGCCGGGCCGCCGCTGCTGCCTACGCCGCCGCCAGTGCAGTAGTGCCCGCAGACCGCAGCCTGGCGCTGAAAGCGGCCGCGCTGAAACACCTGCCGCCGACCGGGCGACTCTACGCATGGCGCGAACGGGTCCGCGCGCGTGAAACGGCGCGAGCGTGA
- a CDS encoding glycosyltransferase has translation MSAGPGRNPASNTQRQTRPRLGRAAGRDQRDRFDERARPLPGRKVLMSTMWGTSPRWRSEVDFYVTERFGTLGDLRRLLQLARGKDGIILLGSVTRRHRYRDFVFAALLKVRPGPRPRVLVTDATWQPGSGWLTESTGLPTAWFALPTKLAVRLIDGPHMRYGVLSRQECASFAQTWGVDPDRVVFTPFPATIEPDTVTTRGDYLFAGGDSLRNYALLEAALTPDGPPARIAARWQPAVPWPNISAGPVGHEEFVQLLAGCRASVVPLVRGVRSAGQQSYLNAMALGKPVIVTEAPGVRDYIEHGVTGVIVPAETEALRAAIRHVMDPANDNHYARMGQRARDWVRANATATRYKDEVLLDAIGLPPR, from the coding sequence GTGTCTGCCGGACCTGGCCGTAACCCGGCATCGAACACCCAGCGCCAGACCCGCCCGCGGCTCGGTCGCGCCGCTGGGCGCGACCAGCGGGACCGCTTCGATGAGCGGGCCCGCCCGCTGCCCGGCCGCAAAGTTCTCATGAGCACGATGTGGGGGACCTCTCCGCGCTGGCGCTCAGAGGTCGACTTCTACGTCACTGAACGATTCGGCACTCTGGGCGACCTGCGCAGGCTGCTACAGCTGGCCCGAGGCAAAGACGGCATCATTCTGTTGGGTTCGGTGACCCGCCGGCATCGCTACCGGGACTTCGTGTTCGCGGCGCTGCTCAAAGTGCGTCCTGGGCCGCGACCTCGGGTGCTGGTCACCGACGCGACCTGGCAACCCGGCAGTGGCTGGCTCACCGAGTCCACCGGACTGCCCACTGCATGGTTCGCCCTACCGACCAAGCTCGCGGTACGCCTCATCGACGGGCCGCACATGCGCTACGGGGTCCTCAGCAGGCAGGAATGCGCGTCCTTCGCCCAGACATGGGGGGTGGATCCAGACCGGGTGGTCTTCACGCCCTTCCCGGCCACGATCGAGCCCGATACCGTCACCACCCGAGGCGATTACCTTTTCGCCGGTGGTGATTCGCTGCGCAACTACGCACTTCTGGAAGCTGCGCTCACACCTGACGGTCCACCGGCACGGATTGCTGCCCGGTGGCAGCCCGCCGTCCCCTGGCCCAACATCAGTGCCGGCCCGGTCGGCCACGAGGAGTTCGTGCAGCTGCTGGCAGGGTGCCGAGCCTCGGTCGTGCCCTTGGTGCGCGGGGTCCGCTCCGCGGGGCAACAGTCGTATCTGAATGCGATGGCGCTGGGCAAACCCGTCATCGTCACCGAGGCGCCCGGCGTCCGGGACTACATCGAACACGGCGTCACCGGCGTCATCGTGCCCGCCGAGACCGAAGCGTTGCGGGCCGCGATCCGTCACGTCATGGACCCCGCCAACGACAACCACTACGCCCGGATGGGGCAACGCGCACGCGACTGGGTGCGCGCGAACGCGACCGCAACCCGCTACAAGGATGAGGTGCTGCTGGATGCCATCGGCCTACCCCCACGATGA
- a CDS encoding polysaccharide pyruvyl transferase family protein, giving the protein MPSAYPHDDHTPHSSAGNTRGAATPESAVAATGGRLGQVAHALTDAVTRERLGYTGRARTCLREAERVLRATTHPACRHGAIVVPTFWWEKVKNFGDLLTPYLLRDFGIVPALSPPRQARLVGVGSLIQHLPTDFEGALWGSGLVADERVDLPGATCLALRGELTRDRLGNPRVSALGDPGLLLGAKVRRPGVCFDVGVVPHYVHADDAWLRGLVAQYPGTVRVIDVKQSPRAVARAVASCRTIVSTSLHGVITADSFGIPVTWVRMPRELAGGDFKFADHESVVRPARSRGVEAAEVESLHELVARALPADNAKVQRACADLRSAAMRIEEVVQHRQVRAWQVPRYGRGRPVHNVV; this is encoded by the coding sequence ATGCCATCGGCCTACCCCCACGATGACCACACCCCGCACTCGTCGGCGGGCAACACCCGCGGTGCCGCTACGCCCGAGTCGGCTGTGGCCGCTACGGGCGGGCGTTTGGGTCAAGTCGCTCACGCTCTCACCGATGCTGTGACGCGGGAACGTCTGGGGTACACCGGCCGGGCGCGCACCTGCCTGCGCGAAGCCGAGCGCGTGCTGCGGGCCACAACCCATCCGGCTTGTCGGCACGGGGCGATCGTGGTGCCCACCTTCTGGTGGGAGAAGGTGAAGAACTTCGGCGACCTGCTCACCCCGTACCTGCTTCGCGACTTCGGGATCGTCCCGGCGCTCAGCCCACCGCGACAGGCCCGTCTGGTCGGTGTGGGTTCGTTGATCCAGCACCTGCCCACGGACTTCGAGGGTGCGTTGTGGGGCAGCGGGCTGGTCGCCGACGAACGCGTCGACCTACCCGGCGCCACCTGTCTGGCGCTGCGGGGGGAGCTGACGCGGGACCGGCTGGGAAACCCGCGGGTCTCGGCGTTGGGCGACCCCGGCCTGCTCCTGGGCGCCAAGGTGCGCCGACCCGGTGTCTGTTTCGATGTCGGGGTGGTGCCGCATTACGTACACGCCGATGATGCCTGGCTGCGCGGCCTCGTCGCGCAATACCCGGGCACGGTGCGGGTCATCGATGTCAAGCAGAGCCCGCGCGCGGTGGCGCGGGCGGTGGCCAGCTGCCGCACGATCGTGTCGACTTCGCTGCACGGGGTCATCACCGCCGACTCCTTCGGCATCCCCGTCACCTGGGTGCGGATGCCCCGCGAACTGGCCGGCGGGGACTTCAAGTTCGCCGACCATGAGAGCGTGGTGCGCCCTGCCCGCTCGCGTGGGGTGGAGGCCGCAGAGGTCGAGTCGCTGCACGAACTGGTTGCGCGAGCGCTCCCGGCCGACAACGCCAAGGTGCAGCGGGCCTGCGCCGATCTGCGCTCTGCGGCGATGCGTATCGAAGAGGTGGTCCAGCACCGCCAGGTTCGCGCCTGGCAGGTGCCCAGGTACGGGCGCGGTCGGCCGGTGCACAACGTCGTGTGA
- a CDS encoding glycosyltransferase family 2 protein encodes MSTPSPEVIAIPTFRRPELLGRLLDSLRPEVEGRDVLIVIGDNDAGHEAAAVAAASSLNTVCIPVTERGISQVRNALIRCATQLRPQWELLLMLDDDGYVEPGWFEALVGAARTLEADVTGGPVLGSLPAQASLFARNSVYSGRERYPSGPVEALNGAQNIAISRRVVERLGDPWFPIELGSYGGEDYHFFKSVLHAGGTLAWCDEAQVTEPTPADRLRTAAIFRRAFRSNVLSARTDRQFHGSAAVARRVLGGVGITTRNVAAGLVRRDADRLARSALDTACLAGQLNGLAGRLPRGGHAEG; translated from the coding sequence ATGAGCACACCCTCCCCCGAAGTCATCGCCATCCCCACCTTTCGCAGGCCCGAGTTGCTGGGTCGACTCTTGGACTCGTTGCGACCCGAGGTCGAGGGCCGCGACGTGCTCATCGTCATCGGGGACAACGACGCCGGGCACGAGGCTGCGGCAGTAGCTGCGGCCAGCTCCTTGAACACGGTGTGCATCCCCGTCACCGAGCGCGGGATCTCTCAGGTGCGCAACGCGCTGATCCGCTGCGCCACCCAGCTCCGTCCGCAGTGGGAGCTGCTGCTCATGCTGGATGACGACGGTTATGTCGAGCCGGGCTGGTTCGAGGCCCTCGTCGGGGCTGCTCGCACCTTGGAAGCGGACGTCACCGGTGGCCCGGTGCTCGGCTCGCTCCCAGCTCAGGCATCCCTGTTCGCTCGAAACAGTGTCTACTCCGGACGCGAGCGCTACCCCTCCGGCCCGGTGGAGGCGCTCAACGGCGCCCAGAACATCGCCATATCCCGTCGCGTCGTGGAGCGTTTGGGTGACCCGTGGTTCCCTATCGAGCTGGGTAGCTACGGTGGGGAGGACTATCACTTCTTCAAGTCGGTCCTTCACGCCGGCGGCACCCTGGCCTGGTGCGACGAGGCGCAGGTGACCGAGCCGACCCCGGCTGACCGGTTGCGCACCGCGGCGATCTTCCGTCGCGCTTTCCGCAGTAACGTCCTCAGCGCCCGCACCGATCGGCAGTTCCACGGCTCGGCAGCCGTGGCCCGTCGGGTTCTGGGCGGGGTGGGGATCACGACACGCAACGTGGCCGCCGGGCTGGTACGCCGAGACGCTGACCGTCTCGCTCGCAGTGCCTTGGACACGGCCTGCCTGGCGGGTCAGCTCAACGGCCTGGCAGGGCGTCTACCGCGCGGCGGGCACGCCGAGGGCTGA